A region of Micromonospora chokoriensis DNA encodes the following proteins:
- a CDS encoding type II toxin-antitoxin system VapC family toxin: MRLLLDTHVVLWWLTDDPVLGTDIKDRIDTEPDVYLSPVTLWEVAIKQSLGRLPGPADLAERIRDAELRELPIRHDHAIAARRLPLIHRDPFDRMLVAQALHEGLTLVTRDDRIQKYDVPILVA; this comes from the coding sequence ATGAGGCTCCTGCTCGACACGCACGTGGTGCTCTGGTGGCTGACCGACGACCCGGTTCTCGGCACGGACATCAAGGACCGCATCGACACCGAACCCGATGTGTACCTGAGCCCGGTCACGCTGTGGGAGGTCGCGATCAAACAGTCGCTCGGCAGGCTGCCCGGCCCGGCCGATCTGGCCGAACGGATCCGTGACGCCGAACTGCGGGAACTCCCGATCCGCCACGATCACGCCATCGCGGCTCGTCGACTGCCGCTGATCCACCGGGATCCCTTCGACCGGATGCTCGTCGCGCAGGCCCTGCACGAAGGGCTGACCCTTGTCACCAGGGATGACCGCATCCAGAAGTACGACGTACCGATCCTGGTGGCGTGA
- a CDS encoding type II toxin-antitoxin system Phd/YefM family antitoxin, with product MAGEAAAQFNIHDAKTNLSRIIERVEHGEEIVISRAGNPVAKVIPLRRTTRTGRGSLRGALDLTGDWDSDEINDEIARDFGLPG from the coding sequence GTGGCCGGTGAAGCTGCGGCGCAGTTCAACATCCACGATGCGAAGACGAACCTGTCACGCATCATCGAACGGGTCGAGCACGGCGAGGAGATCGTGATCAGCCGGGCTGGCAACCCGGTCGCCAAGGTCATTCCTCTTCGTCGGACCACACGCACCGGTCGCGGGTCTCTGCGCGGTGCGCTGGACCTGACCGGCGACTGGGATTCCGACGAAATCAACGACGAGATCGCCCGCGACTTCGGGCTGCCCGGATGA
- a CDS encoding aconitate hydratase, with product MKEYDVASLDTFGAKTQLRVGDASYEIFKIDKVEGHARLPYSLKVLLENLLRTEDGANITADHIRQLGGWDSTAAPSVEIQFTPARVLMQDFTGVPCVVDLATMREAVRDLGGDATKVNPLAPAELVIDHSVIADLFGREDAFARNVELEYERNKERYQFLRWGQTAFNEFKVVPPGTGIVHQVNIEYLARTIMERNGQAYPDTVVGTDSHTTMVNGLGVLGWGVGGIEAEAAMLGQPVSMLIPRVVGFKLSGEMPAGTTATDLVLTITEMLRKHGVVGKFVEFYGPGVSAVPLANRATIGNMSPEYGSTVAIFPIDAETIRYLELTGRDAAQVALVEAYAKEQGLWHDPDAEPEYSERLELDLGTIEPSLAGPKRPQDRVPLGSAKTLFRSALTDYVADDSTGERDLKPSVAREELPRGANGPADEASAESFPASDPPANEFSDPADEPRDLETAAAGAGGRATNPIRVTGTDGVEYELDHGAVVIAAITSCTNTSNPQVMIGAALLARNAVEKGLTRKPWVKTTLAPGSKVVMDYYERAGLTPYLDKLGFNLVGYGCTTCIGNSGPLPEEVSAAVNEHDLSVVSVLSGNRNFEGRINPDVKMNYLASPPLVVAYALAGTMDIDLANEPIGEDTEGNPVYLREIWPNSAEIQDVIAQAIGATGFSAAYADVFAGDERWQSLPTPTGDTFAWENDSTYVRKPPYFEGMRRLPAPISDIGPARVLAKLGDSVTTDHISPAGAIKADSPAGTYLAEHGVPRHEFNSYGSRRGNHEVMIRGTFANIRLRNQLVPGVEGGFTVNHLTGEQTSIYDAAMAYQEAGVPLVILAGKEYGSGSSRDWAAKGTMLLGVRAVIAESYERIHRSNLIGMGVLPLQFPVDVTAESLGLTGTETFTITGVTALNDGETPRTVQVSTDTGVEFDAVVRIDTPGEADYYRHGGILQFVLRRMIAN from the coding sequence GTGAAGGAGTACGACGTGGCGAGCCTCGACACCTTCGGTGCGAAGACCCAGCTACGCGTCGGAGACGCGAGCTACGAGATTTTCAAGATTGACAAGGTGGAGGGCCACGCCCGGCTGCCGTACAGCCTGAAGGTCCTGCTGGAGAACCTGCTGCGGACCGAGGACGGCGCAAACATCACCGCCGACCACATCCGTCAGCTCGGCGGGTGGGACTCCACCGCCGCCCCGAGTGTGGAGATCCAGTTCACCCCGGCGCGGGTGCTCATGCAGGACTTCACCGGCGTGCCCTGCGTGGTCGACCTGGCCACCATGCGCGAGGCCGTGCGCGACCTGGGCGGCGACGCCACCAAGGTCAACCCCCTCGCCCCCGCCGAGCTGGTCATCGACCACTCGGTGATCGCCGACCTGTTCGGCCGCGAGGACGCGTTCGCCCGCAACGTCGAGCTGGAGTACGAGCGCAACAAGGAGCGCTACCAGTTCCTGCGCTGGGGACAGACCGCGTTCAACGAGTTCAAGGTCGTCCCGCCGGGCACCGGCATCGTGCACCAGGTCAACATCGAGTACCTGGCCCGCACCATCATGGAACGCAACGGGCAGGCGTACCCGGACACCGTCGTCGGCACCGACTCGCACACCACCATGGTCAACGGCCTGGGCGTGCTGGGCTGGGGCGTCGGCGGCATCGAGGCCGAGGCCGCGATGCTCGGCCAGCCGGTCAGCATGCTGATCCCCCGCGTGGTGGGCTTCAAGCTCTCCGGTGAGATGCCGGCCGGCACCACCGCCACCGACCTGGTGCTGACCATCACCGAGATGCTGCGCAAGCACGGTGTGGTCGGCAAGTTCGTCGAGTTCTACGGTCCCGGCGTGAGCGCCGTGCCGCTGGCGAACCGGGCCACCATCGGCAACATGTCCCCCGAGTACGGCTCCACCGTGGCGATCTTCCCGATCGACGCGGAGACGATCCGCTACCTGGAGCTGACCGGCCGCGACGCCGCGCAGGTCGCGCTCGTCGAGGCGTACGCCAAGGAGCAGGGCCTCTGGCACGACCCGGACGCCGAGCCGGAGTACTCGGAGCGCCTGGAGCTGGATCTGGGCACCATCGAGCCGTCGCTCGCCGGCCCGAAGCGCCCGCAGGACCGGGTGCCGCTGGGCAGCGCGAAGACGCTGTTCCGTTCCGCGTTGACCGACTACGTCGCCGACGACTCCACCGGTGAGCGCGACCTCAAGCCGAGCGTGGCCCGTGAGGAGCTGCCGCGCGGCGCGAACGGCCCGGCCGACGAGGCCAGCGCCGAGTCCTTCCCGGCCAGCGACCCGCCGGCCAACGAGTTCAGCGACCCGGCCGACGAGCCGCGCGACCTGGAGACGGCCGCCGCCGGAGCGGGCGGGCGGGCCACCAACCCGATCCGGGTCACCGGCACCGACGGTGTCGAGTACGAGCTGGACCACGGCGCGGTGGTGATCGCCGCGATCACCTCCTGCACCAACACGTCCAACCCGCAGGTGATGATCGGCGCGGCCCTGCTGGCCCGCAACGCGGTCGAGAAGGGCCTGACCCGCAAGCCGTGGGTGAAGACCACCCTGGCCCCGGGCTCGAAGGTCGTCATGGACTACTACGAGCGGGCCGGCCTCACGCCGTACCTGGACAAGCTCGGCTTCAACCTGGTCGGCTACGGCTGCACGACCTGCATCGGCAACTCGGGCCCGCTGCCCGAGGAGGTGTCCGCCGCGGTCAACGAGCACGACCTGTCGGTCGTCTCGGTGCTCTCCGGCAACCGCAACTTCGAGGGCCGGATCAACCCGGACGTCAAGATGAACTACCTGGCGTCCCCGCCGCTGGTGGTCGCCTACGCCCTGGCCGGCACGATGGACATCGACCTGGCCAACGAGCCGATCGGTGAGGACACCGAGGGCAACCCGGTCTACCTGCGCGAGATCTGGCCGAACAGCGCCGAGATCCAGGACGTCATCGCCCAGGCGATCGGCGCCACCGGGTTCAGCGCCGCGTACGCCGACGTCTTCGCCGGTGACGAGCGCTGGCAGTCGCTGCCGACCCCGACCGGTGACACCTTCGCCTGGGAGAACGACTCCACCTACGTGCGGAAGCCCCCGTACTTCGAGGGCATGCGGCGCCTGCCGGCGCCCATCTCCGACATCGGTCCGGCTCGGGTGCTGGCCAAGCTGGGTGACTCGGTGACCACCGACCACATCTCGCCGGCCGGCGCGATCAAGGCCGACTCCCCGGCCGGCACGTACCTCGCCGAGCACGGTGTGCCCCGCCACGAGTTCAACTCGTACGGCTCCCGCCGGGGCAACCACGAGGTGATGATCCGGGGCACCTTCGCCAACATCCGGCTGCGCAACCAGCTGGTGCCCGGGGTGGAGGGCGGCTTCACCGTCAACCACCTCACCGGCGAGCAGACCTCGATCTACGACGCCGCAATGGCCTACCAGGAGGCTGGCGTCCCGCTGGTCATCCTGGCCGGCAAGGAGTACGGCTCGGGTTCGTCGCGGGACTGGGCGGCCAAGGGCACGATGCTGCTGGGCGTCCGGGCGGTCATCGCCGAGTCGTACGAGCGGATCCACCGCTCCAACCTGATCGGCATGGGCGTGCTGCCGCTGCAGTTCCCGGTGGACGTCACCGCGGAGTCGCTCGGGCTCACCGGCACCGAGACGTTCACCATCACCGGGGTGACCGCCCTCAACGACGGTGAGACCCCGCGCACCGTGCAGGTCAGCACCGACACCGGCGTGGAGTTCGACGCCGTGGTGCGGATCGACACTCCCGGTGAGGCGGACTACTACCGGCACGGGGGCATCCTGCAGTTCGTGCTGCGCCGCATGATCGCCAACTGA
- a CDS encoding DedA family protein: MFDVQHWLVALPPIAVYLLVGGVIGVESMGVPLPGEIVLVSSALLAATGVVEPEWVASAAAFGAIVGDSIGYAVGRRGGRPLLARLGRRFPKHLGPAQLARAEQSFARFGVWAVFFGRFVALLRILAGPLAGALHVPYRRFLVANAAGGLVWAFGTTYLLYSVGRAAEHWLKDISWAGLVLAVLAGLGSTWWLRRRAHRVTSAEDASGLVAATVAQSTAVGGQSLTVPGGQSAAAVAGGQSAVTDSDDGPVRAGNEH; encoded by the coding sequence GTGTTCGATGTCCAGCACTGGCTCGTGGCGTTGCCGCCGATCGCGGTCTACCTGCTGGTCGGCGGCGTGATCGGTGTGGAGAGCATGGGCGTCCCACTGCCCGGCGAGATCGTCCTGGTCAGCTCCGCCCTGCTCGCCGCCACCGGAGTGGTGGAACCCGAATGGGTGGCCAGCGCCGCAGCATTCGGCGCGATCGTCGGGGACTCCATCGGGTACGCGGTCGGCCGGCGCGGCGGTCGTCCGCTGCTCGCCCGGCTGGGCAGACGGTTCCCCAAGCACCTGGGCCCCGCACAGCTCGCCCGCGCCGAGCAGAGCTTCGCCCGGTTCGGCGTCTGGGCCGTCTTCTTCGGCAGGTTCGTGGCACTCCTGCGGATCCTGGCCGGGCCGCTCGCCGGAGCGCTACACGTGCCGTACCGCCGCTTTCTGGTGGCGAACGCGGCCGGCGGCCTGGTCTGGGCCTTCGGCACGACGTACCTGCTGTACTCGGTCGGTCGCGCGGCCGAACACTGGTTGAAGGACATCTCCTGGGCCGGGCTGGTCCTCGCGGTGCTCGCCGGGCTGGGCAGCACCTGGTGGCTGCGCCGACGCGCGCACCGCGTCACGTCGGCCGAGGACGCCTCTGGTCTGGTCGCGGCCACGGTGGCTCAGTCGACCGCGGTGGGCGGTCAGTCGCTTACCGTCCCCGGCGGTCAGTCGGCCGCTGCGGTCGCCGGCGGTCAGTCGGCCGTTACGGACTCCGACGACGGTCCGGTCCGGGCGGGCAACGAGCACTGA
- a CDS encoding C39 family peptidase gives MRTDLIRKTALTAAGLAFTGGAIAGPVTTAFAAPNTSKPATQTQTDRKSGERELGVRYEAQPNFYYCGPAATRNALSVQGKDINVDAMAKEMGTTEAGTNSINDITPVLNKETGTNAYRSVEISHPDADAKQTDTLRADIVRTVDDGRAVVANIAGTTTDTDGVSHSYEGGHYISVVGYHDNGNTVTIADSADPNQASYHVTVEHLADWIATRGYATN, from the coding sequence ATGCGTACCGATCTGATTCGGAAGACCGCCCTGACCGCCGCCGGCCTCGCCTTCACCGGCGGCGCGATCGCCGGACCCGTCACCACCGCCTTCGCCGCCCCGAACACCAGCAAGCCCGCGACGCAGACCCAGACCGACCGCAAGAGCGGTGAGCGGGAGTTGGGTGTGCGCTACGAAGCCCAGCCGAACTTCTACTACTGCGGGCCCGCCGCGACCCGTAACGCGTTGAGTGTGCAGGGTAAGGACATCAACGTGGACGCCATGGCCAAGGAGATGGGCACCACCGAGGCCGGCACGAACTCGATCAACGACATCACCCCGGTGCTGAACAAGGAGACCGGCACGAACGCCTACCGGTCGGTGGAGATCTCCCACCCGGACGCCGACGCCAAGCAGACCGACACCCTGCGCGCCGACATCGTGCGCACCGTCGACGACGGCCGGGCCGTGGTCGCGAACATCGCCGGCACCACCACCGACACCGACGGGGTGAGCCACTCCTACGAGGGCGGGCACTACATCAGCGTCGTCGGCTACCACGACAACGGCAACACCGTCACCATCGCCGACTCCGCCGACCCCAACCAGGCCTCCTACCACGTCACCGTCGAGCACCTCGCCGACTGGATCGCCACCCGCGGCTACGCCACCAACTGA
- a CDS encoding ABC transporter permease subunit, with protein MTTVTFPAYVGEQRITQVRVIRSEWIKLRSLPSTIWCLLATVVLVVGVGLAYTTLRVARPPADPAAFDAVAVSLSGVQLAQFAIGALGVLFITGEYATASIRVSLAAVPGRLPMLWGKVIAFGLTTLVISVPAVLASFLAGQSILSAEDLKIGLGEPGVVRAVLGSALFLTVVGLLGLGLGALLRNTAGGISALFGLLFAPQLVLGLLPESASDAAYRYLPTPAGTAVSSVRQDPLTLGPWTGFAVFCLYTVIVLGLAAWQLRRRDV; from the coding sequence ATGACCACCGTCACCTTTCCCGCGTACGTCGGCGAGCAGCGCATCACTCAGGTGCGCGTGATCCGATCCGAATGGATCAAGCTGCGCTCCCTGCCGTCCACGATCTGGTGCCTGCTGGCCACTGTCGTGCTCGTGGTCGGCGTCGGGCTGGCGTACACCACGTTGCGCGTCGCCCGGCCGCCCGCGGATCCGGCCGCGTTCGACGCTGTCGCGGTCAGCCTCTCCGGTGTGCAACTGGCGCAGTTCGCGATCGGCGCCCTGGGCGTGCTGTTCATCACCGGCGAGTACGCGACCGCATCGATCAGGGTGAGCCTGGCGGCGGTGCCCGGTCGCCTGCCGATGTTGTGGGGCAAAGTGATCGCGTTCGGGCTCACCACCCTTGTGATCTCCGTACCGGCCGTGCTGGCGTCATTCCTCGCCGGCCAGTCGATCCTGTCCGCCGAGGACCTGAAGATCGGCCTGGGCGAGCCCGGCGTGGTGCGGGCGGTGCTCGGCAGCGCGCTGTTCCTGACCGTAGTGGGCCTGCTCGGCCTCGGTCTGGGTGCGCTGCTGCGCAACACCGCCGGCGGGATCTCGGCTCTGTTCGGGCTGCTGTTCGCGCCACAGCTCGTGCTCGGGCTGCTGCCGGAGTCAGCGTCCGACGCGGCGTACCGGTATCTGCCGACACCGGCTGGCACAGCCGTCAGCTCTGTCCGCCAGGATCCTCTCACCCTCGGCCCGTGGACCGGATTCGCCGTGTTCTGCCTCTACACCGTGATCGTGCTCGGGCTCGCCGCATGGCAACTGCGCCGCCGAGACGTTTGA
- a CDS encoding ATP-binding cassette domain-containing protein, producing the protein MIEVRELTKRYGDKLAVDGLTFTVNPGMVTGFLGPNGAGKSTTMRMLLGLDAPTSGSALVNGEPYRAHTSPLREVGALLEARSIHPGRSAYHHLLALARTSGIRRSRVDEVIEAVGLAGVARRRAGTFSLGMGQRLGIATAMLGDPHTVILDEPLNGLDTDGIRWVRALLQGLAAEGRTVFVSSHLMSEMALTAQHLVVIGRGRLIADTSVAELVRAGSRSVVRVRTTHPDALAARLSGPDTEVSFDRDNTLTVSGLTTDQIGTAAGAAGITLLELTAQQASLEEVFIDLTRDAVEHRANTVGATP; encoded by the coding sequence ATGATCGAGGTACGGGAGCTGACGAAACGGTACGGCGACAAACTCGCCGTCGACGGGCTGACTTTTACCGTCAACCCGGGGATGGTGACCGGTTTCCTCGGACCGAACGGCGCCGGCAAGTCCACCACGATGCGGATGCTCCTCGGGCTGGACGCGCCGACGAGCGGTTCGGCGCTGGTGAACGGAGAGCCGTACCGGGCGCACACCTCGCCGCTGCGTGAGGTCGGCGCGCTGCTGGAGGCCCGCTCGATCCACCCGGGCCGCAGCGCGTACCACCACCTGTTGGCGCTGGCCCGCACAAGCGGCATCCGCCGCTCACGCGTCGACGAGGTGATCGAGGCGGTCGGCTTGGCCGGCGTGGCGCGGCGGCGGGCCGGCACGTTCTCACTCGGGATGGGGCAGCGGCTCGGCATCGCGACGGCCATGCTGGGCGACCCGCACACGGTCATCCTCGACGAGCCGCTCAACGGGCTCGACACCGACGGCATCCGTTGGGTGCGCGCGCTGTTGCAGGGCCTCGCCGCCGAAGGCCGAACGGTTTTCGTCTCATCGCACCTGATGAGCGAAATGGCGCTCACCGCCCAGCACCTCGTCGTCATCGGCAGGGGCCGGCTGATCGCCGATACCAGTGTGGCGGAGCTCGTCCGGGCAGGTAGCCGCAGCGTGGTCCGGGTGCGCACCACCCATCCGGACGCGCTCGCGGCCCGCTTGTCCGGGCCTGACACCGAGGTCTCGTTCGACCGGGACAACACGCTGACGGTGTCGGGGTTGACGACCGACCAGATCGGTACGGCCGCCGGTGCCGCCGGCATCACACTGCTTGAGCTCACCGCCCAGCAGGCCTCGCTGGAGGAAGTCTTCATCGATCTCACCCGCGACGCGGTCGAGCACCGCGCGAACACCGTTGGAGCGACGCCATGA
- a CDS encoding sensor histidine kinase yields the protein MTSAGAGAMPDERATGPLAVLRPLSSARTWQATFHVLAGMVLAATTGTVVWLVGVLWWAAVDSLVEGPTGHRLLPVVYVVVAVLSPLALPACARFVSALQRERFRALLGVEIAAPKHDPGTGWHRIYQPWTLGTTWRQLAYHLLAPLLGGLGGVIVVLCWSALPLAALLAERVSGVGYGLWFGGATALLLAAPWVARGIARADTAAARRLLGRSHAEELAERVESLALSRADLVEAADTERRRIERDLHDGVQQRLVSLAMNLGMARAAFVDQPPEILGVVAAAHDEATAALAELRDFVRGLHPAVLNDRGLDAALSGIVARAPLPVKLHVDVAPRCSPSVEAIAYFAVSEALTNVAKHADASRAEVVAERVGDRLIVTITDDGRGGASVDGAGTGLRGLAQRAAAFDGSLTVVSPPSGPTTVTVYLPCE from the coding sequence ATGACCTCAGCGGGAGCGGGAGCGATGCCGGACGAGCGGGCCACCGGACCGCTCGCCGTGCTGCGCCCGCTGTCGTCGGCGCGCACCTGGCAGGCGACCTTCCACGTGCTGGCGGGGATGGTCCTCGCAGCCACCACGGGCACGGTGGTATGGCTCGTGGGCGTGCTGTGGTGGGCCGCCGTGGACAGCCTCGTCGAAGGTCCGACCGGTCACCGGCTGCTCCCAGTGGTGTACGTGGTCGTCGCCGTCCTGAGCCCGCTGGCGCTGCCGGCGTGCGCGCGGTTCGTCAGCGCGCTGCAACGGGAACGGTTCCGTGCCCTCCTCGGTGTCGAGATAGCCGCGCCGAAACACGACCCTGGCACCGGCTGGCACCGGATCTACCAGCCGTGGACCCTCGGAACCACCTGGCGCCAACTCGCCTACCACCTGCTCGCCCCACTGCTGGGCGGCCTCGGCGGGGTGATCGTCGTGCTCTGCTGGTCGGCGCTCCCGCTCGCCGCCCTGTTGGCCGAGCGTGTGTCCGGGGTGGGGTACGGCCTGTGGTTCGGCGGCGCCACAGCCCTGCTGCTCGCCGCGCCGTGGGTCGCGCGCGGCATCGCCAGGGCCGACACGGCCGCGGCTCGACGCCTGCTCGGGCGCAGCCACGCCGAGGAACTTGCCGAGCGGGTCGAGTCGCTGGCGCTCAGCCGAGCCGACCTGGTCGAGGCCGCCGATACCGAACGGCGCCGGATCGAGAGGGACCTGCACGACGGTGTGCAACAGCGCCTCGTCTCCCTGGCGATGAACCTGGGCATGGCCCGCGCCGCCTTCGTCGACCAGCCGCCGGAGATTCTGGGGGTCGTCGCCGCGGCCCACGACGAGGCCACCGCCGCGCTGGCCGAACTGCGCGACTTCGTTCGCGGCCTGCATCCGGCCGTCCTCAACGACCGAGGGCTCGACGCGGCGCTCTCGGGCATCGTCGCGAGGGCGCCCCTGCCGGTGAAACTGCACGTGGACGTCGCGCCACGCTGCTCACCGAGCGTCGAAGCGATCGCGTATTTCGCCGTGTCCGAAGCGCTGACGAACGTTGCCAAACACGCGGACGCGAGCCGGGCCGAGGTCGTGGCGGAGCGCGTCGGCGACCGGTTGATCGTCACGATCACCGACGACGGCCGCGGCGGCGCGTCGGTCGACGGCGCCGGCACCGGCCTGCGCGGCCTGGCGCAGCGGGCAGCGGCGTTCGACGGCAGCCTGACCGTGGTGAGCCCGCCCAGCGGGCCCACAACCGTTACCGTTTATCTCCCATGCGAATAG
- a CDS encoding response regulator, whose protein sequence is MRIVLAEDSVLLRAGLTKLLTDGGFEVVAAVPDADQLLTAVDTHRPDVVVVDVRMPPTHTDEGIRAALVIRRQHPTIAVCVLSQYVEERYATDLLSVATSGVGYLLKDRVAQVSDFLDALRRVAAGGTVLDPEVVAQLLVRRNDPMQRLTPREQHVLRLMAEGRSNTGITEALKVSHSAVEKYVGNIFTKLDLPPTDTDHRRVLAVLKYLGT, encoded by the coding sequence ATGCGAATAGTGTTAGCCGAAGACTCGGTCCTGCTGCGGGCCGGTCTCACCAAGCTGCTCACCGACGGTGGCTTCGAGGTTGTCGCCGCGGTGCCCGACGCCGACCAGCTGCTGACCGCCGTCGACACGCACCGGCCCGACGTCGTGGTGGTCGACGTGCGGATGCCCCCGACCCACACCGACGAGGGCATCCGGGCCGCGCTCGTCATCCGGCGGCAACACCCGACGATCGCTGTGTGCGTGCTCTCGCAGTACGTGGAGGAACGGTACGCCACCGATCTTCTCTCGGTCGCGACCAGCGGGGTCGGTTACCTGCTCAAAGACCGGGTGGCGCAGGTGTCGGACTTTCTCGACGCCCTGCGGCGGGTGGCCGCCGGCGGCACCGTGCTGGACCCCGAGGTTGTCGCCCAACTGCTGGTGCGTCGCAACGACCCGATGCAGCGCCTCACACCGCGCGAGCAGCACGTGCTGCGGCTCATGGCGGAGGGTCGGTCCAACACCGGCATCACTGAGGCACTGAAGGTCAGCCACAGCGCTGTCGAGAAGTACGTGGGCAACATCTTCACCAAACTCGACCTACCGCCCACCGACACGGACCACCGCCGGGTGCTGGCCGTGCTCAAGTACCTCGGCACCTAG
- a CDS encoding cellulose binding domain-containing protein, whose protein sequence is MSGMRRAPRLTPGPAAIVSSPWVVVGAGVVVMVVLLVMTLGAYRGRSPAPDGASAPPVLPLPSEVTPGRSTSVASPVPVMPGLSGRASGLPPSAVTGSPSPSVAPPVSPPGSPVVTRSPTRAPQGQPAFSGRYRVVQSFDGGFIGEVTMVNVSARSRGWTARLEFSGGRFVTAWVEGVPQGTVRQFDGGFTYVSGVDVRPGGSVSLRFHMERTSSTPRLCTVDGVRCGGF, encoded by the coding sequence ATGTCCGGCATGCGTCGTGCCCCGCGACTGACGCCCGGTCCGGCCGCGATCGTGTCGTCGCCCTGGGTCGTGGTGGGCGCTGGTGTGGTCGTGATGGTGGTCCTGCTCGTCATGACCCTGGGTGCGTACCGGGGGCGTAGTCCGGCGCCGGACGGGGCGTCGGCGCCGCCGGTGTTGCCGCTGCCGTCGGAGGTGACGCCGGGTCGATCCACGTCGGTGGCGTCGCCGGTCCCGGTGATGCCGGGGTTGTCCGGGCGTGCGAGCGGGTTGCCGCCGAGCGCCGTGACCGGTTCGCCGTCGCCGTCGGTCGCCCCGCCGGTCAGTCCGCCCGGTTCGCCGGTGGTGACGCGGTCGCCGACTCGTGCTCCGCAGGGGCAGCCGGCGTTCAGTGGGCGGTACCGGGTGGTGCAGAGCTTCGACGGGGGCTTCATCGGTGAGGTGACGATGGTCAACGTGTCCGCGCGGAGCCGTGGGTGGACGGCGCGGTTGGAGTTCTCCGGTGGGCGGTTCGTGACCGCCTGGGTGGAGGGTGTGCCCCAGGGGACGGTCCGGCAGTTCGACGGCGGCTTCACGTACGTCAGTGGGGTGGACGTGCGTCCCGGCGGGTCGGTGTCGTTGCGGTTCCACATGGAGCGGACGTCCAGTACACCGCGGTTGTGCACTGTCGACGGGGTGCGCTGCGGAGGCTTCTGA
- a CDS encoding right-handed parallel beta-helix repeat-containing protein — MGDDGPESAEGRDEDEWSSDWSSGSGYGRDDRKDDRGKEDRDKDGREHGRVREVPCDPNRLIAAITLANAEQGATLKLAAGCTYSLTTTQSGLGLPPITQQITIKGEKSTIVRAAAAAQFGIFRVDGGGDLRLEDVTVKGGQATLFNQGGGAIFVAPGGTARLKDTHLVDNSTTGVNAGGAIDNRGTTELEKSTVDRNISVVAGGGINNTGLLKLKESRFDSNSAGAAGGAINNFGGTVQGYKVEFKSNRAIGGGGAIATTGGIIDLHDSQVTGNNAVGFGGGIFTAAGARTNLRNVTVANNAAAGGGGGLTNTTASTTTVEDSKIVGNTSNGAGGGGILNTILDSTVTLRNTEVNGNQSTNGGGILNTAILRLTTTKITNNTALAPAPGGAGGILNTGAVTTDPHTVIVGNRPTNCVGNPVPNCFG, encoded by the coding sequence ATGGGCGACGACGGCCCCGAAAGCGCCGAGGGCAGGGACGAGGACGAGTGGTCCAGCGACTGGAGCAGTGGGAGCGGATACGGCCGGGATGATCGCAAGGACGACCGTGGCAAGGAGGACCGGGACAAGGACGGTCGCGAGCACGGTCGGGTGCGGGAGGTGCCGTGTGACCCGAACCGGTTGATCGCGGCGATCACGCTGGCCAACGCCGAGCAGGGCGCGACGCTGAAGCTGGCCGCCGGCTGCACCTACAGCCTGACCACCACCCAGAGCGGTCTCGGCCTGCCGCCGATCACCCAGCAGATCACCATCAAGGGTGAGAAGTCCACGATCGTCCGGGCGGCCGCCGCCGCCCAGTTCGGCATCTTCCGTGTCGACGGCGGCGGTGACCTGCGACTGGAGGACGTCACCGTCAAGGGCGGCCAGGCCACTCTGTTCAACCAGGGTGGCGGCGCGATCTTCGTCGCCCCCGGCGGCACCGCCCGCCTCAAGGACACCCACCTGGTCGACAACTCCACCACTGGCGTCAACGCTGGCGGCGCGATCGACAACCGTGGGACCACTGAGTTGGAGAAGAGCACCGTGGACCGCAACATCTCCGTGGTCGCCGGCGGTGGTATCAACAACACCGGCCTGCTCAAGCTCAAGGAATCCCGCTTCGACAGCAACAGCGCGGGCGCTGCCGGCGGCGCGATCAACAACTTCGGCGGCACCGTCCAGGGCTACAAGGTCGAATTCAAGAGCAACCGCGCCATCGGCGGCGGCGGCGCCATCGCCACCACCGGCGGCATCATCGACCTGCACGACAGCCAGGTCACCGGCAACAACGCAGTCGGGTTCGGCGGCGGCATCTTCACCGCAGCCGGCGCCCGCACCAACCTGCGCAACGTCACCGTGGCCAACAACGCCGCCGCCGGCGGCGGAGGCGGCCTGACCAACACCACCGCCAGCACCACCACCGTCGAGGACAGCAAGATCGTCGGCAACACCAGCAACGGCGCGGGCGGCGGCGGCATCCTCAACACCATCCTCGACAGCACCGTGACACTGCGCAACACCGAGGTCAACGGCAACCAGTCCACCAACGGCGGCGGCATCCTCAACACCGCGATCCTCCGCCTCACCACCACAAAGATCACCAACAACACCGCCCTCGCCCCCGCACCCGGCGGCGCAGGCGGCATCCTCAACACCGGAGCGGTCACCACCGACCCACACACCGTGATCGTCGGCAACCGACCCACCAACTGCGTCGGCAACCCCGTCCCCAACTGCTTCGGCTGA